The nucleotide sequence ATGGGAAAGAGGAAATCCTTACGAAATAACCTGGACTTCCAGCGATTTTACAGGAAATGTAAAGATCGAACTTTATCAGGAAACTGTCAGAGATTATACTGAACTTGTCAGTTCAACGGACGATGACGGCTCCTGGATGTGGGATATTCCCTCCGAACAAACAATGGGAACAGACTACAAGATCAGGATTTCCGATGCTTCTGATGGAAATCCTAATGATGAAAGCGATAGTTTCTTCTCCATCACCGGAACACAAACCGTAACAAACCTGTTTATTTCCGAATATATCGAAGGAAGCAGTAATAATAAGTACTTGGAAATTTATAACGGAACAGACTCCGGAATCGATCTGGCAGATTATTCCGTTAAAATCTATGCCAACGGCAGTTCTTCTCCAAACAGTACGATCAATCTTTCAGGAACTCTTACAGCCGGTGATGTTTATGTGCTGGCTCATAGTTCGGCAACAGCATGGAGTGGAACTCCCGACCAAACATCAGGATCTCTTAGTTTTAACGGAGACGATGCCGTGACTTTGGAAGGAATTTCCGGTGATGTCGATGTGATCGGACAGATCGGTGTTCAGCAAGTCTGGGGAAGCGGAGATACAACCACTCAAAATCACACTTTGAGAAGAAAATCGGAGATCACGGAAGGAGATTCTAATGGAGATAATGATTTTGATCCGGCAATCGAATGGGATGGTTATCCACAAGATACGGTCGATGGACTCGGTTCTCATGGAGATGGCGGAAACAATCCTCCTGCAATTACCAATATTTTGACAAATCCGGCAAATCCTGATGCGGATGATACTGTTGATGTTACAGCCGATATTACGGACTCCGACGGAACCATAACTTCTGCATCATTATCCTGGGGAACTGACGGCACGACTTTCCCGAATAATATCAATTTGATCTTGAACACAAGAGCAGGTTATATCACAGAAACTCCTATCCCGGCTCAAATTCAGGGAACAACAGTCTATTATTATCTGGAAGCAACTGATGATGAACCGGATACAACAACATCTTCTACAAATTCCTACACGATTCCTTCTACCTATACAATTTATGAAATTCAGGGTCAAACTTCATCTTCTCCCTTCAACGAACAGATAGTAACAACTTCCGGGATCGTGACAGGAACTTATACGAACGGATATTTCCTGCAGGATGGAACCGGCGCCTGGAACGGTATTTTAGTTTACGGTTCAGGACATTCGGCAACACTTGGCGACGATGCTACGATCAAAGGGGAAGTTTATGAGTATTACGGTTTGACCGAGATCAGATCTGTCACTAACTATACCGTAAATTCTTCCGGAAATGAATTGCCGGCAGCAAGTGTTGTTTCTACTCTCGATGCAGGAACTGAAGATTACGAAGGAGTTTTGGTCACCACAACCGGGGAATGCGACAATGAAAATCCGGATGATCCGAGTGATTACGGTGAATGGACGATCAATGATGGTTCCGGTTCGATCCGGGTCGATGATATGGGTTATGGTTTTGAGCCGACTCTGGGAACAACTTATGAAGTTACAGGACCGGTCTATTATGCTTACGGGAATTTCAAGATCCAACCTCGCGATGAAAATGATGTAATTGCCAATCCGCAACCAGATCCTCCCCAGAACATTTCCATCTCACACGACGGAACAAATGTTACAATTTCCTGGGATGTGGTGGGTGGACTAACTTACACTATCTACAGCGATTCTGATCCTTATGGAACATTTACAACTGTCGAGGAAACAGGGAATACTTCGGGAACTTATACCGAGGTTCTTGATTCTATAAAATATTTTAGAATAACAGCTGAATAGGAAAATATATGACTCCGGAGTTATAAAATCCCTTCAATTCCCCCTTTTGAAGGGGGAATTTATTGGGAATTTCCAAACGAATCTCTTACAAATCCTTTGAACTCCTTTCGCAAAAAGGAGACTCTCCATTAATAAGGAAAGAGATATATACGCCTTTGTCTATTACACCGAGATTTATTAGTTCTTTTGGTTCTCGACATAAATTTATAGATATTTGATTTTAAAGACAACTCCGCCCGGATCGGGGCAGCAAAGTTCTTCCATTTCTTCAATAAAATCTGCTGCTTCATGCTGCTTGCTGACCAGAAACGGGATCAGGCTCTGCAAGGCGAACATACAGAATTCCTTGTTATCAGGTATTTTGATCTTTCCTTTTCCGGTAACATAGAAAGCATCTCCGGGTTTTAATTTCGCATCGCAGTGATCAATTATTCTTTCAACAACAACTTTTAATTCTTTCATGATATTTTCCTCCTTTGGTTTACATTTCCATGAGTTCTGCATAACTGCGTGTTTTAAAAATTATCAGAAATGCGTTGTCATTACGTCCGGCAGCTGCCGGATGTTGGCATCTATCGAAGTAATCTCTTTCTTATCATGGAGTTAGAGTTGTAGATTGCTTCACGGGTATTCCTTTGTAAGATTCCTCGCAATGACAATTTCATTCGTTGCAGAAACCTTTTACATTTCCGGTTTCATTTGCGGAAAAAGGATCACTTCCTTGATAGAAGTATTGTTTGTAAACAGCATTACTAATCGATCTATTCCTATCCCCAGACCTCCGGTTGGCGGCATTCCGTATTCGAGAGCTTCCAGGAAATCTTCATCTATGACATTTGCTTCCACATCCCCGAGTTCACGCAGTTTCGCCTGGACTTCCAG is from Candidatus Cloacimonadota bacterium and encodes:
- a CDS encoding TIGR04076 family protein — encoded protein: MQNSWKCKPKEENIMKELKVVVERIIDHCDAKLKPGDAFYVTGKGKIKIPDNKEFCMFALQSLIPFLVSKQHEAADFIEEMEELCCPDPGGVVFKIKYL